Proteins encoded in a region of the Balneola sp. genome:
- a CDS encoding GxxExxY protein has protein sequence MIKEEYRFSKETGIIIGCAMRVHSALGNGFPEVIYQRALADEMNKYDLSFGREVDFPVYYDGNQVGSRRADFVVLDKILIELKAIKELEQRHFSQILNYLKAYKLEVGLLINFGESKLTWKRVINSKLPAQIN, from the coding sequence GTGATCAAAGAAGAATATAGATTTAGTAAAGAAACAGGGATTATCATTGGTTGTGCGATGCGTGTTCATTCAGCACTAGGTAATGGGTTTCCAGAAGTTATTTATCAAAGGGCGCTGGCTGATGAAATGAATAAGTATGACCTCTCCTTTGGACGGGAAGTGGATTTTCCAGTTTATTATGATGGAAACCAAGTAGGTTCGAGACGTGCAGATTTTGTAGTTTTGGATAAAATTTTAATTGAGCTTAAGGCAATTAAAGAACTCGAGCAGAGGCATTTTTCACAAATCTTAAATTATCTAAAGGCATATAAACTGGAAGTAGGTTTATTGATCAATTTTGGGGAATCTAAATTAACATGGAAAAGAGTGATTAACTCTAAATTGCCAGCACAAATCAATTAA
- a CDS encoding carbamoyl-phosphate synthase small subunit: protein MSLQPRKKAILALSDGTVAHGWAIGHDGITGGELCFNTSMTGYQEIFTDPSYYGQLMMMTYPHIGNYGTMARDDEHRKVMVAGVIVRAFSWEFSNPMADRSLHEYLDDNEIVGISGVDTRALVRHIREKGVMNAVISSTELDEEKLIQMAKDWDDMEGLELASRVTRTEAQTYQAQGDAEFRVAAFDYGIKQNIINSLVARGCTLRVFPAQATLEEVQAWDADGFFFSNGPGDPNPTGEYALDIVNYAKSTGKPLFGICLGHQLMAMSEGIEVGKMFVGHRGANHPVKNLESGLVEISTQNHGFAVVEESVKEEIASITHINLNDNTVEGLRFKNFPGFSVQYHPEASPGPHDSAYLFDQFIDLMKEQKTVTA, encoded by the coding sequence ATGTCACTTCAACCTAGAAAAAAAGCTATCCTTGCTCTAAGTGATGGAACGGTAGCGCACGGCTGGGCGATTGGCCACGACGGGATTACCGGAGGGGAACTCTGTTTCAATACAAGTATGACGGGTTATCAGGAAATCTTCACAGATCCAAGCTACTATGGTCAGTTAATGATGATGACCTATCCCCATATTGGAAATTATGGTACTATGGCTCGTGATGATGAGCATCGAAAGGTAATGGTAGCGGGCGTTATTGTAAGAGCTTTCTCGTGGGAATTCAGCAATCCGATGGCCGATCGTAGCTTACACGAGTACCTGGATGACAATGAAATTGTAGGGATTTCAGGAGTAGACACCCGGGCATTGGTTCGTCACATCAGAGAAAAGGGAGTGATGAATGCAGTGATTTCCTCTACAGAACTGGATGAGGAAAAGCTTATCCAAATGGCCAAAGACTGGGATGATATGGAAGGTCTGGAGTTAGCTTCGAGGGTTACTCGTACCGAAGCACAAACCTACCAAGCTCAAGGAGACGCAGAGTTCAGAGTTGCTGCGTTTGACTATGGTATTAAGCAGAACATCATTAACAGCCTGGTAGCCAGAGGTTGTACACTCAGAGTTTTTCCGGCGCAGGCAACACTGGAAGAAGTTCAAGCCTGGGACGCAGATGGCTTCTTTTTCTCAAATGGACCAGGAGATCCAAATCCAACCGGTGAATATGCGCTCGATATTGTTAACTATGCGAAATCAACAGGAAAGCCATTATTCGGAATTTGTTTAGGGCATCAGTTGATGGCTATGAGCGAAGGGATTGAAGTTGGAAAGATGTTTGTGGGTCACCGTGGAGCAAACCACCCGGTTAAAAATCTGGAAAGTGGATTAGTAGAGATTTCTACTCAAAACCACGGCTTTGCAGTGGTTGAAGAAAGTGTAAAAGAGGAAATTGCTTCTATCACCCACATAAATCTAAATGACAATACTGTGGAAGGACTCAGATTTAAAAACTTCCCAGGCTTTTCGGTACAATACCACCCTGAAGCTTCTCCAGGACCACATGATTCAGCCTACCTCTTTGATCAATTCATTGATCTGATGAAAGAACAAAAAACTGTAACAGCATAA
- the recQ gene encoding DNA helicase RecQ: MIHQAKSILKTTFGYDEFRLQQEAAITQVLNKKDALVIMPTGGGKSLCYQIPAMIFEGMTIVVSPLISLMKDQVEQLREYDIPAVYLNSSLRPEEYEYNVKRVLSGGIKLLYLAPETLMMDKTREMLNGLRIDCFTIDEAHCISEWGHDFRPEYRQLARIRKDFPEAVCIALTATATPRVQEDIKRSLNLTDSEAFISSFDRQNLFLKIADKKDPENQLLDFLYTRKNQSGIIYCFSRRQVDDLTYLLEQEGYDVKPYHAGLSARDRSINQRAFIRDDARIIVATIAFGMGINKPNVRYVVHFDMPQNIESYYQQIGRAGRDGLRSDCILLFGYADTQKIKYFINQKQGNEKEVAEGHLNDLIKFLEATTCRRQPLLSYFGEEYVKEECGMCDNCLSVDDDVEDMTIQAQKFMSCMIRSGEQFGAGHVIDVLRGSKAQKVLEHEHDQLPTYGIGNEWSKDQWTQLSRMLIRQNYISKGEYGSLQVEERGHSVLRGDENVFGILDRTSTAIDGETVIRTSSDVENNYNEELFELLRIKRKELADADDVPPYAIFPDTTLIEMSYYYPQNKDALEALYGVGSVKKEKFGDAFIGVIKTFTAEHDIMERQKTLLKKVRKTVSTQKHEQVGEAFNEGQSIKLLAEEHGVKEVTILTHLKKYLDEDNILRLDGLLEACNLSDRQRDQIIKAMDKKGPLMLRPVYEELNKQIGYDQLRIMQLYYLANASK; this comes from the coding sequence ATTATTCATCAGGCAAAGAGTATTCTCAAAACTACGTTTGGGTACGACGAGTTTAGGCTGCAACAAGAGGCAGCCATCACACAGGTTCTAAATAAAAAAGATGCGCTGGTTATAATGCCCACTGGTGGTGGGAAATCGCTATGCTATCAGATTCCAGCTATGATTTTTGAAGGGATGACCATTGTGGTGTCTCCTCTTATTTCATTAATGAAAGACCAGGTAGAACAGCTTAGGGAATATGATATCCCTGCAGTTTACCTAAACAGTTCGTTACGGCCTGAAGAGTATGAGTATAATGTGAAACGAGTGCTAAGTGGAGGTATCAAATTGCTCTATTTAGCTCCGGAGACATTGATGATGGATAAAACCAGAGAGATGCTCAATGGCTTGAGAATTGATTGTTTTACAATTGATGAAGCGCACTGTATTTCTGAATGGGGTCATGATTTTCGTCCTGAATACCGACAATTGGCTCGGATTCGAAAGGATTTTCCTGAAGCTGTTTGTATAGCCCTTACCGCAACTGCTACTCCAAGAGTACAGGAAGATATCAAAAGGAGCTTGAACCTGACCGATTCAGAAGCCTTTATTTCCAGCTTTGATAGGCAAAATCTGTTTCTGAAAATTGCTGATAAAAAGGACCCGGAGAATCAGCTTCTCGATTTCTTATACACTCGAAAAAACCAATCGGGGATTATTTATTGTTTTTCCAGAAGGCAGGTTGATGATTTAACCTATTTGCTTGAACAAGAAGGATATGACGTTAAGCCCTATCATGCTGGTTTAAGTGCTAGAGATCGTTCGATCAATCAACGAGCTTTTATCAGGGATGATGCCCGTATTATAGTAGCCACAATTGCTTTTGGGATGGGGATCAATAAACCGAATGTTCGCTATGTGGTTCATTTCGATATGCCTCAGAATATTGAATCCTACTATCAACAGATTGGTCGTGCAGGAAGGGATGGTTTACGTTCAGACTGTATTCTTCTTTTTGGATATGCAGATACCCAGAAGATCAAATACTTCATCAACCAAAAGCAGGGAAACGAAAAAGAAGTAGCAGAAGGACATCTCAATGACCTGATTAAATTTCTAGAAGCCACTACCTGCCGTCGTCAGCCCTTACTTAGTTACTTCGGAGAAGAGTATGTGAAGGAAGAATGTGGAATGTGTGATAACTGCCTTTCCGTTGACGATGATGTGGAAGACATGACCATTCAGGCTCAAAAATTCATGTCCTGTATGATCCGAAGTGGAGAGCAATTTGGAGCAGGACATGTTATTGATGTGTTGAGAGGATCTAAAGCGCAAAAGGTATTGGAGCATGAGCATGATCAACTTCCTACTTATGGAATTGGGAATGAATGGTCGAAAGATCAGTGGACGCAGTTATCACGAATGCTCATCAGGCAGAATTATATTTCCAAAGGAGAGTACGGAAGTTTACAGGTTGAGGAGCGGGGCCATTCCGTGTTAAGAGGGGATGAAAATGTATTCGGAATTCTAGATCGAACCAGTACAGCCATTGATGGGGAAACCGTAATTCGTACTTCCAGTGATGTAGAAAACAATTACAATGAAGAGTTGTTTGAGCTACTTCGCATCAAGCGAAAAGAGCTAGCCGACGCTGATGATGTACCTCCATATGCCATTTTCCCGGACACCACCCTCATTGAAATGTCCTACTACTACCCTCAGAACAAAGATGCTCTTGAAGCTCTGTACGGAGTAGGATCAGTTAAAAAAGAGAAGTTTGGGGATGCCTTTATTGGGGTAATTAAGACCTTTACCGCTGAACATGATATCATGGAAAGGCAAAAGACCTTACTCAAAAAAGTGAGGAAAACGGTTAGTACTCAAAAGCATGAACAGGTTGGAGAAGCCTTTAACGAAGGACAATCCATAAAGCTATTAGCCGAAGAACACGGAGTAAAAGAGGTTACCATTCTTACCCATTTGAAAAAGTATCTGGATGAAGACAATATCTTACGCTTAGATGGTTTGCTGGAGGCTTGTAATTTATCCGACCGACAAAGAGATCAAATTATTAAAGCGATGGATAAGAAAGGACCGTTAATGCTTCGTCCGGTTTATGAGGAACTAAATAAGCAGATTGGCTATGATCAGCTAAGGATAATGCAGTTGTATTATTTAGCTAATGCTTCAAAATGA
- a CDS encoding response regulator, translating into MSQQIYILVIEDELEVLDALVLDLEEFEEVFPLETANTTREAREVISEIYDSGNVIGLILCDHILPGENGVDLLIELQAHDVYRKSKKVLVTGQAGLEDTIQAINKASLNHYIAKPWTKKGLSETVVKQLTDFVIQQGYNPLKYMSLLDTERLSEHLRGNQPTDH; encoded by the coding sequence ATGAGTCAACAAATCTACATACTTGTTATTGAAGACGAATTGGAAGTACTGGATGCTTTAGTACTGGATCTTGAAGAGTTTGAAGAAGTATTTCCTCTTGAAACGGCTAATACTACCAGAGAAGCCCGTGAGGTTATATCTGAAATTTATGATTCAGGAAATGTTATTGGCCTGATTTTATGTGATCACATACTTCCCGGCGAAAATGGGGTTGATTTACTCATTGAACTCCAGGCTCATGATGTCTACCGCAAATCAAAAAAGGTTCTGGTTACCGGGCAGGCAGGACTTGAGGACACCATCCAGGCAATTAACAAGGCCAGTCTTAATCATTACATTGCCAAACCCTGGACGAAAAAGGGCCTTAGTGAAACAGTGGTAAAACAACTTACTGACTTCGTGATCCAGCAAGGTTATAATCCTCTTAAATACATGTCTCTTTTAGACACTGAGCGTTTGTCTGAGCATCTTAGAGGTAATCAACCCACCGATCATTAG
- a CDS encoding penicillin acylase family protein — translation MKLFKPVLSLIILAALIVSLNTKFGTIPPLGKFFDPNAGFWANAETSEPTTASLELPGIKENVSVFFDKRRVPHIFASNEHDLYYAQGYITARDRLFQMEVQTYDAAGRLSEHLGARTLSRDRSTRRLGMPYGAEKAAEFIKENDPDIYAHLEAYAAGVNAYISSLSPDEYPVEYKILDFTPEEWAPIKTAYLLKNMTRTLAGNSNDDRTSNTIAYFGQDFVDKFFTIKPELNDPIIPETRVWDFESIPVQAPDTLFKPASAVELESFERPEGIGSNNWAVNGDKTVSGFPILSNDPHLGLTLPSIWYEVQLHAPGLNVYGVSLQGSPGVIIGFNEDAAWGTTNTGSDVMDWYEIEFKDDAMNEYWHDGEWKATTKRIEEIKVRGQETVIDTIVYTHHGPVTKVESDIDEERAPAYHALRWIAHEPSNDLNTFFGFNKMKTFEDFKEAVSHYVAPAQNFIFANSEGDIATWISGKFPNKWKFQGRTVSDGSDPLYDWQGWIPTEHNPHILNPERDFVSSANQESAALDYPYYLEDEYAPFERGRRINDLLAEMDNITKDDFQKMHMDDYSYHAATILPEMLEWLDEKVLNEEELEVLEELKNWDLHNDSESLAPGIFRQFWSNMYRAIFNDEYGSTKAPLRWPSRDRVNEVLKNEPEFVFIDNVNTEEVETMEGIVTSAFRKTIEELTEWHGKFGDGWKWGILINNDFDHIAFIPGFGKENVYSSGNGESINATRASWGPSWRMVVELGPEVKGWGVYPGGASGNPGSQNYDSTLETWRTGELYELNFYKEPPSGYLYSITINPNN, via the coding sequence ATGAAGCTCTTTAAACCCGTACTCTCCTTAATTATCCTTGCAGCTCTCATTGTTTCCCTTAATACCAAATTTGGTACAATTCCCCCGTTAGGAAAGTTTTTTGATCCAAACGCTGGTTTTTGGGCAAATGCTGAAACAAGCGAACCCACTACAGCTTCACTGGAATTGCCAGGTATAAAAGAGAATGTGTCGGTTTTTTTTGATAAACGAAGAGTACCCCACATTTTTGCAAGTAACGAGCATGACCTCTATTACGCCCAGGGTTATATCACTGCGCGAGACCGCTTATTCCAGATGGAAGTACAAACCTATGATGCAGCAGGTCGGTTGTCAGAACACCTGGGAGCACGTACATTAAGCAGGGACAGAAGTACCAGAAGGTTGGGGATGCCTTATGGAGCGGAAAAAGCAGCTGAGTTTATAAAAGAAAACGATCCGGATATCTATGCTCATTTAGAAGCATATGCTGCTGGAGTAAATGCCTATATCTCTTCACTATCTCCCGATGAATACCCGGTTGAATATAAGATCCTTGATTTTACGCCCGAAGAATGGGCGCCTATTAAAACGGCGTATCTTCTTAAAAATATGACCAGGACCTTAGCTGGTAATAGTAATGATGATCGAACCAGTAATACCATTGCTTATTTCGGACAGGATTTCGTGGATAAGTTTTTCACCATCAAACCTGAGCTGAATGATCCCATCATTCCGGAAACAAGAGTTTGGGATTTTGAATCTATTCCGGTGCAGGCTCCGGATACGCTATTCAAGCCTGCTTCTGCTGTTGAACTTGAATCTTTTGAACGACCAGAAGGCATTGGGAGCAATAACTGGGCAGTTAATGGAGATAAAACGGTATCCGGTTTTCCTATTCTTTCCAACGATCCTCATTTAGGATTGACGCTGCCATCTATTTGGTACGAAGTACAGCTTCATGCGCCCGGACTAAATGTCTATGGAGTCTCATTGCAAGGTTCTCCAGGGGTAATCATTGGATTTAATGAGGATGCAGCATGGGGTACTACTAATACAGGATCAGATGTGATGGACTGGTATGAAATAGAGTTCAAGGATGATGCTATGAATGAATACTGGCATGATGGAGAGTGGAAAGCTACCACAAAACGTATCGAGGAAATCAAAGTAAGAGGTCAGGAAACAGTTATTGATACCATCGTTTATACCCATCACGGCCCGGTAACTAAAGTGGAGTCGGATATTGATGAAGAACGAGCTCCTGCTTACCACGCACTGAGATGGATTGCTCATGAGCCATCTAATGATTTAAATACCTTTTTCGGTTTTAATAAAATGAAAACCTTCGAGGATTTTAAGGAAGCAGTGAGTCATTACGTTGCACCTGCACAGAATTTCATCTTTGCAAATAGTGAGGGTGATATAGCAACCTGGATTAGCGGAAAATTCCCGAATAAGTGGAAGTTCCAGGGCAGAACAGTAAGTGACGGCTCTGATCCACTCTATGATTGGCAAGGCTGGATTCCTACAGAGCATAACCCACATATTTTAAATCCCGAGCGAGATTTTGTGAGTTCGGCCAACCAGGAATCAGCAGCCCTTGATTACCCTTATTACCTGGAAGATGAATATGCTCCATTTGAACGCGGAAGGCGAATTAACGACCTACTTGCAGAGATGGATAACATAACTAAAGATGATTTTCAAAAGATGCACATGGATGATTACAGCTACCATGCGGCAACTATACTTCCTGAAATGCTTGAATGGTTGGATGAAAAGGTACTAAATGAAGAAGAACTAGAAGTACTTGAAGAACTCAAAAATTGGGATTTACATAACGACTCAGAAAGCCTCGCTCCTGGAATTTTCCGACAATTCTGGAGTAACATGTACAGAGCTATTTTTAATGATGAGTATGGTTCTACAAAAGCGCCTCTGAGATGGCCGTCCAGAGATCGGGTAAATGAAGTACTAAAGAATGAGCCTGAGTTCGTATTTATTGACAACGTAAATACTGAGGAAGTAGAAACAATGGAGGGAATTGTAACCTCCGCTTTCAGGAAAACAATAGAAGAGCTTACAGAATGGCACGGTAAATTCGGTGACGGCTGGAAATGGGGCATACTCATTAATAATGATTTCGATCACATAGCATTCATTCCCGGATTCGGAAAAGAAAATGTGTATTCCAGTGGAAATGGGGAATCCATCAATGCTACCCGGGCTAGTTGGGGGCCATCCTGGAGAATGGTGGTTGAACTAGGCCCTGAAGTAAAAGGCTGGGGGGTATATCCGGGAGGGGCTTCCGGAAATCCCGGTTCTCAAAATTACGATTCCACTTTAGAAACCTGGCGAACAGGTGAGCTTTATGAACTCAATTTTTATAAAGAACCACCAAGTGGATACCTCTACTCAATAACAATCAACCCAAACAACTAA
- a CDS encoding carbamoyl-phosphate synthase large subunit — MPRRDDIHKILIIGSGPIVIGQACEFDYSGSQACRSLQEEGYEIVLINSNPATIMTDPIMADAIYMLPMTTDSIREIVEKEKPDAVLPTMGGQTGLNLCRDLEKQGFWDEKGIKIIGVDIDAVELTEDRQLFRDKMEEIGILQCRSRQAESLLDAKEIKEELGGLPIVIRPSFTMGGAGGGIVWHEDEFDQKVLRGLEMSPVHSVLIEECIFGWKEYELELLRDANDNVVIICSIENMDPMGVHTGDSVTVAPTQTLTDKQLQVLRDAAIKMMRSIGTFAGGCNVQFAMEPGTDRFVAIEINPRVSRSSALASKATGYPIAKVATKLAVGYTLDELKNQITGTTSACFEPSIDYVVCKVPRFNFDKFPGVDEELSTQMKAVGEVMSIGRNFPEALNKAWQSMEVGRDGLGADGYEEINRKEVRERLMKPYWDRSMQIRNAFKLGTSVEEIADITKVDPWFLQQIRYMVSLENRTEGQTLEEITKDEFYELKQAGFSDAQIAWLLSQSGADISENQVREKRLSLGLKPVFKLVDTCAAEFPAQTPYYYSSYEGENESEVTDRKKVIILGSGPNRIGQGIEFDYSCVHAVLATKEMGYEAIMINCNPETVSTDFDIADKLYFEPVYWERVLDIYEHEKAEGVIIQVGGQTALKLGKRFVEAGIKIFGTDFERIDFAEDRGEFSDLLTRLEIPFPEYGTAMNVEDALTIADRIGYPVLIRPSYVLGGQGMRIAVKAEELERYVARILKTHPENAFLIDKYLEHAIEVDVDSVYDGDQLHISGMMQHIEPAGVHSGDSTAVIPPYSLSQEVQDTIREYQERIAKAMEIQGFLNVQYAVKDERVYVLEANPRTTRTIPFLAKANQVPEAAIGVKVMLGAKLTEFDLESKLTNWAIKEPVFPFDKFPGVKKELGPEMKSTGESIYFADSFEDEHFKKPYEFKSLYLSK, encoded by the coding sequence ATGCCAAGACGCGACGATATACACAAAATTCTCATTATCGGATCAGGACCCATTGTAATTGGTCAGGCCTGCGAATTTGACTATTCAGGTTCACAAGCATGTAGATCACTCCAGGAAGAGGGTTATGAAATAGTTTTGATCAACTCGAATCCTGCGACCATCATGACGGATCCAATCATGGCAGATGCTATTTATATGCTGCCCATGACAACGGATTCTATCAGAGAGATTGTAGAGAAAGAAAAACCAGATGCAGTGTTGCCAACGATGGGTGGTCAAACAGGATTAAACCTTTGTCGAGATCTTGAAAAACAAGGTTTCTGGGACGAAAAAGGCATTAAGATCATCGGGGTTGATATTGACGCGGTAGAACTGACGGAAGACCGCCAGCTATTCCGTGATAAAATGGAAGAAATTGGAATCCTGCAATGCCGTAGCCGTCAGGCAGAGTCACTTCTCGATGCCAAAGAGATTAAAGAAGAGCTAGGGGGGCTTCCAATAGTAATTCGACCTTCGTTCACCATGGGTGGAGCTGGAGGTGGAATCGTTTGGCATGAAGATGAATTCGATCAAAAAGTACTACGCGGTTTGGAGATGAGCCCTGTCCATTCTGTGCTTATCGAAGAATGTATTTTTGGCTGGAAAGAATACGAGCTGGAACTTCTTCGCGATGCTAACGACAACGTGGTTATTATTTGTTCCATCGAAAATATGGATCCGATGGGAGTACACACTGGAGATTCGGTGACCGTAGCTCCTACCCAAACACTTACTGACAAACAACTCCAGGTGCTAAGGGATGCTGCTATCAAAATGATGCGTTCGATAGGTACCTTTGCAGGTGGATGTAACGTGCAGTTTGCGATGGAACCAGGAACGGATCGTTTTGTGGCTATCGAAATCAACCCAAGGGTAAGTCGTTCATCGGCATTAGCTTCAAAAGCAACGGGATACCCGATTGCGAAAGTAGCGACCAAGCTTGCTGTTGGATACACATTAGACGAACTGAAAAACCAGATTACCGGAACAACTTCGGCTTGTTTTGAGCCTTCTATTGATTACGTGGTTTGTAAAGTACCACGCTTCAACTTCGATAAATTCCCAGGTGTAGATGAGGAGCTTTCTACCCAAATGAAGGCAGTTGGTGAAGTAATGAGTATTGGAAGGAACTTCCCGGAAGCACTCAATAAAGCATGGCAAAGTATGGAGGTAGGTCGTGATGGTCTGGGAGCTGATGGCTACGAAGAAATTAATAGAAAAGAAGTACGTGAGCGCTTAATGAAGCCTTATTGGGACCGTTCAATGCAGATTAGGAACGCCTTCAAATTGGGCACTTCTGTGGAGGAGATAGCAGACATAACCAAAGTAGATCCATGGTTCCTTCAACAAATCCGGTACATGGTTTCCCTTGAAAACAGAACGGAAGGCCAGACTCTTGAGGAGATCACTAAAGACGAATTTTATGAATTGAAGCAGGCTGGATTCTCAGATGCTCAGATTGCATGGTTATTAAGTCAAAGTGGAGCCGATATTTCCGAAAATCAGGTTCGAGAAAAAAGATTGAGTCTGGGTCTGAAACCAGTCTTCAAGCTCGTAGATACTTGTGCTGCAGAATTCCCTGCGCAAACGCCTTACTACTATTCTTCTTATGAAGGAGAAAATGAAAGCGAGGTAACAGATCGGAAGAAAGTGATCATTTTGGGTAGCGGCCCTAATCGGATTGGACAGGGAATCGAGTTCGACTACTCCTGTGTGCATGCGGTACTGGCGACCAAGGAAATGGGCTATGAAGCCATCATGATTAATTGTAATCCCGAAACGGTTTCTACAGATTTTGACATCGCGGATAAGCTGTATTTCGAGCCCGTGTATTGGGAGCGAGTGCTGGATATTTATGAGCACGAAAAAGCGGAAGGTGTCATTATCCAGGTAGGTGGGCAAACCGCACTTAAACTCGGAAAAAGATTTGTTGAAGCTGGAATCAAGATTTTTGGCACCGACTTCGAGCGGATCGATTTCGCTGAAGATCGTGGTGAGTTCTCTGATCTGCTAACCCGACTTGAAATCCCTTTCCCTGAATATGGTACAGCTATGAATGTAGAAGATGCATTGACTATAGCAGACCGAATTGGATATCCGGTACTGATTCGTCCAAGTTATGTATTGGGTGGACAAGGAATGAGAATCGCGGTAAAAGCCGAAGAGTTAGAACGATATGTAGCTCGAATTCTAAAAACGCACCCCGAAAACGCCTTCTTAATCGACAAGTACCTGGAACATGCCATCGAGGTGGATGTGGATTCAGTGTATGATGGAGATCAACTCCATATATCAGGGATGATGCAGCACATTGAGCCTGCCGGGGTACATTCCGGGGATTCTACTGCTGTTATTCCTCCTTATTCATTAAGTCAGGAAGTACAGGATACTATCAGGGAATACCAGGAGCGTATTGCTAAAGCAATGGAGATTCAAGGCTTCCTTAATGTTCAATATGCAGTAAAGGATGAAAGGGTGTATGTGCTGGAAGCAAATCCTCGGACTACCCGAACGATTCCATTCCTGGCTAAAGCCAATCAGGTTCCAGAAGCGGCGATTGGCGTAAAAGTGATGCTGGGTGCAAAGCTGACGGAATTCGATTTGGAATCAAAGTTGACAAACTGGGCGATTAAAGAGCCAGTGTTTCCATTCGATAAATTCCCCGGGGTGAAAAAAGAGCTTGGCCCGGAGATGAAGTCTACTGGTGAGAGTATTTATTTCGCCGATAGCTTCGAAGATGAGCACTTCAAAAAACCGTACGAGTTTAAGAGCCTGTATTTAAGTAAGTAG